The Exiguobacterium acetylicum genome includes a window with the following:
- a CDS encoding YlxQ family RNA-binding protein, translated as MSKWESLLGLANRARKVTTGEELVLKEVRGGQAKLVLLAADAGAATRKKVTDKCTSYQVPYLEVADRTILGQALGKDARVVVSVNEAGFAKKLTELLSND; from the coding sequence ATGAGTAAATGGGAATCCCTTCTCGGTCTCGCGAATCGAGCTAGGAAAGTGACGACTGGAGAAGAACTCGTACTGAAAGAAGTACGAGGAGGGCAAGCGAAGCTTGTTCTCTTAGCAGCAGATGCGGGGGCTGCCACGCGTAAGAAAGTCACAGATAAATGTACGAGTTATCAAGTTCCTTACCTAGAAGTCGCCGACCGGACGATTCTCGGTCAAGCATTAGGAAAGGATGCGCGTGTTGTCGTGTCAGTCAATGAAGCCGGATTTGCGAAAAAGCTAACTGAACTCCTCTCGAACGACTAA
- a CDS encoding proline--tRNA ligase: MKQSKLFMPTLREVPSDAEAISHQLLLRAGFMRQNAAGIYSYLPLAKRVLANIETIIREELEAAGAQELLMPAIQPAELWEETGRWDIYGPELMRLTDRHDRRFALGATHEELITSIVRDELNSYKKLPVNLFQIQMKYRDERRPRFGLLRGREFIMKDAYSFHSSQESLDEEYQNMFDTYSRIFTRVGLEFRPVVADSGAIGGSGTHEFHALAAIGEDTIVYSDQSDYAANLEMAESVDAYTKQDKAPEALEEVHTADAKTIEAVSAHLNLPANESIKTVIFKTEQGLVMALVRGDHEVNDIKLKNYLGALDITMASDEEIEAALHSTPGTLGPIGADMKIVADYAIRALTNAVCGANKAETHYIHVDPSRDFEADYTDLRFVEEGDVSPDGNGNVKFARGIEVGQVFKLGTRYSEGMGATFLDEGGKAQPLIMGCYGIGVSRTLSAVVEQHYDERGIIWPKAIAPYDVHLIVVNGKNAEQLELGETLYRELTAAGFSVLLDDRKERAGVKFADADLIGLPVRLNVGKKAAEGIVELKARRGGDAEEIGQEQVVEAVRSLYEGLE; this comes from the coding sequence ATGAAACAATCGAAACTATTCATGCCAACGTTGCGTGAAGTACCATCTGATGCAGAAGCCATCAGTCACCAACTCTTGCTTCGTGCAGGATTCATGCGTCAAAATGCCGCTGGGATCTATTCGTATTTACCACTCGCGAAACGAGTTCTCGCAAACATCGAGACGATCATCCGCGAAGAATTAGAAGCAGCGGGTGCACAAGAACTACTCATGCCAGCGATTCAGCCAGCTGAACTTTGGGAAGAGACAGGGCGCTGGGATATCTATGGACCTGAATTAATGCGTCTAACGGATCGTCACGATCGTCGTTTTGCACTCGGTGCGACACACGAGGAACTGATCACATCAATCGTCCGTGATGAGTTGAACTCGTATAAGAAGTTGCCGGTCAACCTTTTCCAGATTCAAATGAAGTACCGTGACGAGCGTCGCCCACGTTTTGGTTTATTACGTGGTCGTGAGTTCATCATGAAGGATGCCTATTCCTTCCACTCGTCACAGGAAAGCTTAGACGAAGAATATCAAAATATGTTTGATACGTATTCGCGAATCTTCACACGTGTCGGTCTTGAATTCCGTCCGGTCGTCGCTGACTCCGGTGCAATCGGTGGTAGCGGAACGCATGAGTTCCACGCTTTAGCGGCAATCGGCGAAGATACGATCGTCTATTCGGATCAGTCGGATTACGCAGCAAACCTAGAAATGGCAGAATCAGTCGATGCCTATACGAAGCAAGACAAAGCACCAGAAGCGCTGGAAGAAGTGCATACGGCAGATGCGAAGACGATTGAAGCAGTCAGTGCACACTTGAACTTACCAGCAAACGAATCGATCAAGACCGTCATCTTTAAAACGGAACAAGGACTTGTCATGGCGCTTGTTCGTGGCGATCATGAAGTCAATGACATCAAGTTGAAGAACTACCTCGGTGCACTTGATATCACGATGGCGAGTGATGAAGAGATTGAAGCAGCGCTTCACTCGACGCCTGGAACACTCGGACCAATCGGGGCAGACATGAAAATCGTCGCTGATTACGCAATCCGTGCCTTGACGAATGCGGTCTGTGGTGCGAACAAAGCGGAAACACATTATATCCATGTCGATCCAAGCCGTGATTTCGAAGCAGACTATACAGACTTGCGCTTCGTCGAAGAAGGTGACGTCTCGCCAGACGGTAACGGGAATGTCAAATTCGCACGTGGCATCGAAGTCGGTCAAGTCTTCAAACTCGGAACACGTTACTCAGAAGGAATGGGAGCAACGTTCCTCGATGAGGGCGGTAAAGCGCAACCCCTCATCATGGGTTGTTACGGCATTGGTGTCTCGCGGACATTGTCGGCAGTCGTCGAACAACATTATGATGAGCGTGGAATCATTTGGCCAAAAGCGATCGCGCCATACGATGTTCATTTAATCGTCGTCAACGGTAAAAATGCAGAACAACTCGAGCTCGGAGAAACATTGTACCGTGAGTTGACAGCTGCAGGATTCAGCGTCCTCCTTGACGATCGGAAAGAACGGGCAGGCGTCAAGTTCGCCGATGCGGATTTGATTGGTCTACCGGTCCGTTTGAACGTCGGGAAAAAAGCGGCAGAAGGAATCGTTGAATTAAAAGCACGTCGTGGTGGCGATGCAGAAGAAATTGGACAAGAACAAGTCGTTGAGGCTGTTCGTTCACTCTATGAAGGTTTAGAATAA
- the rnpM gene encoding RNase P modulator RnpM — MQKKVPLRKCVITQEMKPKKELIRVVRTPEQEVVIDLNGKMNGRGAYLSKDAAVIATAKKKRTLDHHLKVKTTDALYDELLELAGGTHE; from the coding sequence GTGCAAAAAAAGGTACCATTACGAAAGTGTGTCATCACACAAGAAATGAAACCGAAAAAAGAATTAATTCGTGTCGTCCGGACACCTGAACAAGAGGTCGTCATCGATTTAAATGGTAAGATGAATGGGCGGGGTGCCTATTTATCAAAAGATGCGGCAGTCATTGCGACGGCGAAGAAAAAACGGACGCTCGACCATCATTTGAAGGTCAAGACGACAGATGCCTTATACGATGAATTGCTAGAACTCGCGGGAGGTACGCATGAGTAA
- the rimP gene encoding ribosome maturation factor RimP, translated as MTNVTEKVEALAKPIVEREGMELVDVEFVKEGADWFLRVSIDKEGGVDLEDCVKINEQLSEALNDNDPIDEPYYLDVASPGAERPLKKDEDFEKAIGKHVYIKTHDPVKNAVEFEGTLLAYTPEMLEIEVRVKTRKLKIEIPVDKIALARLAVMF; from the coding sequence ATGACGAACGTAACGGAAAAGGTCGAAGCGCTCGCAAAACCAATCGTCGAACGAGAGGGGATGGAGCTAGTCGACGTTGAATTCGTCAAAGAAGGGGCGGATTGGTTCCTACGTGTCTCCATCGACAAAGAGGGTGGCGTAGATCTTGAAGACTGCGTCAAAATCAATGAACAGTTATCGGAAGCATTGAATGACAATGATCCGATCGACGAGCCGTATTACCTCGACGTCGCTAGTCCAGGAGCGGAACGTCCACTGAAGAAAGACGAGGACTTTGAAAAGGCGATTGGGAAACATGTGTATATTAAGACGCACGATCCGGTAAAGAATGCAGTTGAATTCGAAGGAACGTTGCTCGCGTATACACCTGAGATGCTTGAAATCGAAGTGCGTGTCAAAACAAGAAAATTGAAAATTGAGATACCGGTCGACAAGATTGCACTTGCGCGACTTGCGGTAATGTTCTGA
- the rbfA gene encoding 30S ribosome-binding factor RbfA — protein sequence MSLRSNRVAEQMRKEITQLLIKDVKDPRVKTITVTGVEVTGDLQQATIFYSVLGDDKAREDARIGLERSKGFMRKEIGSRIRLRKTPELLFEVDSSVEYGSRIDELLRNLNKD from the coding sequence ATGAGTTTACGCTCGAATCGTGTCGCCGAACAGATGCGTAAGGAAATTACGCAACTGCTCATCAAAGATGTCAAGGATCCTCGCGTCAAGACGATTACCGTCACAGGTGTCGAAGTGACAGGAGACTTACAACAAGCGACGATCTTCTACTCGGTCCTCGGTGACGATAAAGCACGTGAGGATGCGCGCATCGGTCTCGAAAGATCAAAAGGCTTCATGCGCAAGGAAATCGGATCGCGGATTCGTCTACGGAAAACACCTGAACTATTGTTCGAGGTCGATTCTTCTGTCGAATACGGATCACGCATTGATGAGTTGCTTCGGAATTTGAACAAAGATTAA
- the infB gene encoding translation initiation factor IF-2 — protein MGKRVYEFAKEQNVTSKQVITQLEKLEKPVKNHMAVLDEQTVQQLDQVFNPEKYRAQKTEAPKQVKSDNKPNRPGSTNKPAGNQSRNSKGGRPEFGNRNNRGGKRRPNQKKAEPRKLEVADPNSKSSQRKAARRAQEEAMANVVQYSDNLTVGELAEKMAKKPNELIMKLMGLGVMATINQDLDDETVELLATEFGFEVEKTVQVDETDFDQYELNLDQYELSERPPVVTIMGHVDHGKTTLLDSIRNTKVTAGEAGGITQHIGAYQVEIDGKKITFLDTPGHAAFTTMRARGADVTDIAIIVVAADDGVMPQTEEAISHAKAAGVPIIVAVNKMDKEGANPDRVKQELTEFELVAEDWGGDTIFVPVSALKGDGIDELLEMILLVSEVQEYKSTPDMHGRGTVIEAKLDKGRGPVATLLVQHGTLRVGDPIVVGHTFGRIRAMVNDIGRRVKEVGPSTPIEITGLNDVPKAGDQFFAFEDEKKARQIGEARYQREIEAQRRDSAKVSLEDLFDRIKEGEVKDLNIIIKGDVQGSVEALAGSLKKIDVEGVKINIVHSGVGAITEGDVILASAANAIIIGFNVRPDGNAKSMADQEKVEIRLHRIIYNAIEEIEQAMKGLLDPEFVEKIIGQAEVRDVIKVSKVGTIAGGYVTEGKLTRDAGVRVVRDSIVIYEGKLDTLRRFKDDVKEVATGYECGIKIEKYDDIKVDDVIEAFIMEEVKRK, from the coding sequence TTGGGTAAACGTGTATACGAATTCGCCAAGGAACAAAACGTAACAAGTAAGCAGGTCATCACCCAGCTTGAAAAGCTGGAGAAACCAGTCAAGAATCATATGGCAGTATTAGATGAACAGACAGTACAGCAACTCGATCAAGTATTTAATCCCGAGAAATATCGGGCTCAAAAGACGGAGGCTCCAAAACAAGTGAAATCAGATAATAAACCGAACCGACCAGGAAGTACAAACAAACCAGCAGGTAACCAATCACGTAACAGCAAAGGCGGACGCCCAGAATTCGGCAACCGTAACAACCGTGGCGGCAAACGTCGTCCGAACCAAAAGAAAGCAGAACCACGTAAACTCGAAGTAGCAGATCCGAACTCGAAGTCGAGTCAACGGAAAGCAGCTCGCCGGGCGCAAGAAGAGGCGATGGCAAACGTTGTTCAATACTCTGACAACTTGACAGTCGGTGAACTCGCTGAAAAAATGGCGAAAAAACCGAATGAACTGATCATGAAATTGATGGGACTCGGTGTCATGGCGACGATTAACCAAGATCTTGATGACGAGACAGTCGAACTGCTCGCAACAGAGTTTGGTTTTGAAGTTGAAAAGACAGTCCAAGTCGATGAGACGGACTTTGATCAATACGAATTAAACCTTGATCAGTACGAATTGTCTGAGCGTCCACCGGTCGTTACGATCATGGGACACGTCGACCACGGTAAAACGACATTGCTCGACTCGATCCGTAACACGAAGGTCACTGCAGGCGAAGCCGGCGGGATCACACAGCACATCGGTGCGTACCAAGTTGAGATCGACGGTAAGAAAATCACGTTCCTTGATACACCAGGTCACGCGGCGTTCACAACGATGCGTGCACGTGGAGCAGATGTCACGGATATCGCGATTATCGTCGTTGCAGCGGATGACGGTGTCATGCCACAAACGGAAGAAGCAATCAGCCACGCGAAAGCAGCTGGTGTTCCAATCATCGTTGCTGTCAACAAGATGGACAAAGAGGGTGCTAACCCAGACCGTGTCAAACAAGAATTGACAGAGTTCGAACTCGTTGCAGAAGACTGGGGTGGCGATACGATCTTCGTACCGGTTTCAGCACTTAAAGGTGACGGAATCGATGAATTGCTCGAAATGATTCTTCTCGTTTCAGAAGTTCAAGAATATAAATCAACACCAGACATGCATGGTCGCGGAACAGTCATCGAGGCGAAACTCGATAAAGGACGTGGACCAGTTGCAACACTTCTCGTTCAACACGGTACACTCCGTGTCGGTGATCCAATCGTCGTCGGTCATACATTCGGTCGTATCCGGGCAATGGTCAATGATATCGGTCGTCGTGTCAAAGAAGTTGGACCATCGACGCCAATCGAAATCACAGGTTTGAACGACGTACCGAAAGCGGGCGATCAATTCTTCGCATTCGAAGATGAGAAAAAAGCCCGTCAAATCGGTGAAGCGCGTTACCAACGCGAAATCGAAGCACAACGTCGTGATTCGGCGAAAGTCAGCTTAGAAGATCTCTTCGACCGCATCAAAGAAGGCGAAGTCAAAGACCTCAACATCATCATCAAAGGTGACGTACAAGGTTCAGTTGAAGCTTTAGCCGGTTCATTGAAGAAAATTGATGTCGAAGGTGTTAAAATTAACATCGTACACTCAGGTGTCGGTGCCATCACGGAAGGTGACGTCATCCTTGCTTCGGCAGCGAATGCGATCATCATCGGATTCAACGTCCGTCCAGATGGTAACGCGAAATCGATGGCAGATCAGGAGAAAGTCGAAATTCGTCTTCACCGGATCATCTATAATGCGATCGAAGAAATCGAGCAAGCGATGAAAGGTCTTCTTGATCCTGAATTCGTTGAGAAAATCATCGGTCAAGCTGAAGTCCGCGATGTCATCAAAGTATCGAAAGTCGGTACGATCGCAGGTGGATATGTCACAGAAGGTAAGTTAACACGTGATGCAGGCGTCCGTGTCGTACGTGACAGTATCGTCATCTACGAAGGAAAACTCGATACGCTTCGCCGTTTCAAAGATGATGTCAAAGAAGTCGCTACTGGCTATGAGTGTGGAATTAAGATTGAAAAATATGATGATATCAAAGTCGATGATGTCATCGAAGCGTTCATCATGGAAGAAGTTAAACGGAAGTAA
- the nusA gene encoding transcription termination factor NusA, whose amino-acid sequence MGPQLLEAINQIAKEKEIDKNIIIDALEQALISAYRRNFGKESEAVKVEFDQQTGDIRVFALKEVVERLTQPEEQLSLEEAHEIDPTYELGDFHKVEVTPGDFGRVAAQTAKQIVTQKMREAERERIYNHFADREDEIMTGIVERQDARNLYVNLEGIEAVLTTHEQMPNERFGIRDRIKVYVTKVDPMVKGSGASILVSRTHPGLLKRLFEIEVPEISSGEVEVKSVAREAGDRSKIAVAADDIDPVGACVGQKGARVQRIVNDLNGEKIDIVRYSDDPKEYVANALSPAQVVAVYVNEPAKATIVVVPDFQLSLAIGKRGQNARLAAKLTGWKIDIKSESEAESMDLEDVFATEEPTVEAVQVEGEE is encoded by the coding sequence ATGGGACCACAGTTACTCGAGGCGATCAATCAAATCGCGAAAGAGAAAGAAATTGACAAGAACATCATCATCGATGCGCTCGAACAGGCATTGATTTCAGCGTACCGACGTAACTTCGGAAAAGAGTCGGAGGCTGTAAAAGTCGAATTCGACCAACAAACGGGAGATATTCGTGTCTTCGCGCTCAAGGAAGTCGTCGAACGATTGACGCAACCAGAAGAGCAACTCTCGCTCGAAGAAGCACATGAAATCGATCCGACGTATGAACTCGGCGATTTCCATAAAGTCGAAGTGACGCCTGGTGACTTCGGTCGTGTTGCAGCACAAACGGCAAAACAGATCGTCACACAAAAAATGCGTGAAGCAGAACGCGAACGCATCTACAATCACTTCGCGGATCGTGAAGATGAGATCATGACGGGTATCGTCGAACGTCAAGATGCACGGAACTTGTACGTGAACTTAGAAGGTATCGAAGCCGTCTTGACGACACACGAGCAAATGCCGAACGAACGTTTCGGGATTCGTGATCGCATTAAAGTGTACGTCACGAAAGTTGATCCAATGGTCAAAGGATCTGGTGCCTCGATTCTCGTATCACGGACACACCCAGGTCTCTTAAAACGTCTCTTTGAAATCGAAGTACCGGAAATTTCAAGTGGCGAAGTCGAAGTCAAATCTGTTGCACGTGAGGCGGGCGACCGCTCGAAAATCGCAGTCGCAGCGGATGACATCGATCCAGTTGGTGCATGTGTCGGACAAAAAGGGGCACGTGTTCAGCGTATCGTCAATGATCTGAACGGAGAAAAAATCGATATCGTTCGTTACTCGGATGATCCAAAAGAATATGTCGCGAATGCACTCAGCCCTGCTCAAGTCGTTGCTGTTTATGTCAACGAACCAGCGAAGGCAACAATTGTCGTCGTTCCAGATTTCCAACTGTCACTTGCGATCGGGAAACGTGGTCAAAACGCGCGTCTTGCAGCAAAATTGACTGGATGGAAGATCGACATCAAGAGTGAGTCTGAAGCAGAATCGATGGATCTCGAAGATGTCTTCGCAACGGAAGAGCCGACAGTAGAAGCGGTCCAAGTCGAAGGCGAGGAATAA
- a CDS encoding PolC-type DNA polymerase III, giving the protein MSLLLSDLELPNGIIEEYFHEAVLEKLRVNKAKATWTFEIRLPHVLPQNVYQLFTSRLVSRYQQFAEVKIILYADSRPDERMYHDYWPYVVQDLADVSSAMRTQLGRVLPEFKEQKLFIPVRSEPEAGFLKSSLCGELQLLYSAYGFPKFNCEPIVQINESKQEALRNQVKQEDMEEAKRMLELQFKREQTRDDDEGPVDIRIGKPIQDEIVPIKTIQDEERRIAIRGLVFSAESRELRSGKTIFTFKMTDYTDSLVVKMFARDETDVKILSAIKKGMWIQAAGRVEFDTFLRDLCMMISQLSEVKMEAPADPWAGEKRVELHAHSQMSQMDAVMNVTKYVERAAKWGHPAVAITDHAGAQSFPDAYYAGKKNDIKVLYGIEANVVDDGVQVAYHPVERNLDDATFVVFDVETTGLSAMYNKIIELAAVKIHDGDIIDKFEAFADPKHLLSATTIDLTGITDDMVRGKPDPEQVVKEFMDWAGDSILVAHNASFDIGFLNATLRSGGHEESLLPVIDTLELARVLMPTLKNHRLNTLAKRFDIELTQHHRAIYDAEATGYLMVKLLQMADEMFDMKTHASLNREMGKDISRARPYHATVYAKNRTGLKNLYQLISLAHTKHVHRVVRTPRSQLVAHRDGLIIGSACDNGEVFDAALNKSDEDLAKVMQFYDFIEIQPPAMYGHLIEREIVQNELELRELIKKIIRVAEEHDILPVATGNVHYLDQHDATYREILIRTQGGANMLNMRKQLPPAHFRTTKEMMDDFKFLGPDVSERLVITNSQAVAEQFENIDIIPKDLYTPKIEGADEEVRNLSYDMAHRIYGDTLPEIVEARLEKELKSIIGHGFAVIYLISHKLVKKSLDDGYLVGSRGSVGSSLVATMTEITEVNPLPPHYVCPNCKESEFFDDGSVGSGFDLPDKSCSKCDIPLFKDGHDIPFETFLGFKGDKVPDIDLNFSGEYQPQAHAYTKVLFGDDYVYRAGTIGTIAEKTAYGYVKGYQSENELTYRNAEVDRLVSGVTGVKRTTGQHPGGIIVVPDYMDIYDISPIQYPADDMGSEWKTTHFDFHSIHDNLLKLDILGHDDPTMIRMLQDLSGRDPKTIPVDDPEVMKIFSSTESIGVTPEQIDSKTGTLGIPEFGTKFVRQMLEETKPTTFSELVQISGLSHGTDVWLGNASELIYNGTCELKDVIGCRDDIMVYLIYAGLEPSLAFKIMESVRKGKGLSIDMEEAMIENDVPLWYIDSCKKIKYMFPKAHAAAYVLMAVRIAYYKVHHPMYYYASYFTVRAGDFDIGAMNKGSAAVRKVLQDIKDKGFEATAKDKGLYTVLEIALEMIERGFTFQKVDLYRSSASEFLIDGDTLLPPFDAVTGLGTNAAKQIVEARKGGEFLSKEDLQKRAKLSKTIIETLDNLGCLEGLPDENQLSLFDL; this is encoded by the coding sequence ATGTCACTGTTACTCAGTGACTTGGAATTACCAAACGGTATCATCGAAGAATACTTTCACGAAGCAGTTCTCGAGAAGCTTCGCGTCAATAAAGCAAAGGCAACCTGGACATTTGAAATCCGCTTGCCACACGTTTTGCCGCAAAACGTCTATCAACTCTTCACGAGTCGTTTAGTCAGTCGGTATCAACAATTTGCCGAAGTCAAAATTATCCTATACGCAGACAGTCGTCCAGATGAGCGGATGTATCATGATTACTGGCCATATGTCGTACAAGATCTCGCAGATGTCTCATCAGCGATGCGCACACAACTGGGACGTGTCTTACCAGAGTTCAAAGAACAGAAATTATTCATTCCAGTCCGGAGCGAACCGGAAGCAGGTTTCTTGAAAAGTAGCCTATGTGGTGAATTACAGTTACTTTACAGTGCTTACGGATTCCCGAAATTCAACTGTGAACCGATTGTTCAGATTAACGAATCAAAACAAGAAGCGTTGCGCAATCAGGTGAAGCAGGAAGACATGGAAGAAGCAAAACGGATGCTCGAGTTGCAATTCAAACGGGAACAGACGCGGGATGATGATGAAGGTCCTGTCGACATTCGGATCGGGAAACCGATTCAAGATGAGATTGTTCCAATCAAGACGATTCAGGACGAAGAGCGTCGGATTGCGATCCGTGGTCTCGTTTTCTCTGCGGAAAGTCGTGAACTACGAAGCGGGAAGACGATCTTTACGTTTAAGATGACGGACTATACGGACTCACTCGTCGTCAAGATGTTTGCGCGTGACGAAACAGACGTCAAAATCCTCTCGGCCATCAAAAAAGGCATGTGGATTCAAGCGGCAGGTCGCGTTGAGTTCGATACGTTCCTGCGCGATCTTTGTATGATGATTTCCCAACTATCAGAAGTGAAAATGGAAGCACCTGCTGATCCTTGGGCAGGTGAGAAGCGTGTCGAATTGCATGCGCACTCACAAATGAGCCAGATGGACGCCGTCATGAATGTGACGAAATACGTCGAACGCGCAGCAAAGTGGGGACACCCTGCTGTTGCGATCACCGATCATGCTGGTGCCCAAAGTTTTCCGGATGCTTACTATGCCGGAAAGAAAAACGATATCAAGGTACTATACGGCATCGAAGCAAACGTCGTCGATGATGGGGTACAAGTCGCCTATCATCCGGTGGAACGAAATTTAGACGACGCAACATTTGTCGTCTTTGACGTTGAGACGACTGGTTTATCGGCGATGTACAACAAGATCATCGAACTCGCAGCCGTCAAGATCCACGATGGCGATATCATCGATAAATTCGAAGCATTTGCAGATCCGAAGCATCTCCTGTCGGCGACGACGATTGATTTGACAGGGATCACTGATGATATGGTTCGAGGAAAACCAGACCCCGAACAAGTCGTCAAGGAATTCATGGACTGGGCAGGCGACTCGATTCTTGTTGCCCACAATGCCTCATTTGATATCGGATTCTTGAATGCGACGCTACGGTCCGGTGGTCACGAGGAGTCACTTTTACCTGTTATCGATACATTAGAACTAGCACGTGTGTTGATGCCGACATTAAAAAATCACCGCTTGAATACGCTCGCGAAACGATTTGACATTGAATTGACGCAGCATCACCGCGCCATCTATGACGCGGAGGCGACAGGATATTTAATGGTCAAGTTGCTTCAAATGGCGGATGAGATGTTCGACATGAAGACACATGCCTCACTCAACCGGGAGATGGGAAAAGACATCTCGCGGGCACGACCATATCACGCGACGGTTTATGCGAAAAACCGGACCGGCTTGAAGAATTTATACCAATTGATTTCGCTTGCTCATACGAAACACGTCCATCGTGTCGTGCGAACACCACGTTCGCAGCTCGTCGCACATCGCGATGGCTTGATCATCGGATCAGCTTGCGATAATGGCGAAGTGTTTGATGCCGCCTTGAACAAGTCGGACGAAGATCTTGCAAAAGTGATGCAGTTCTATGATTTCATCGAGATTCAGCCACCGGCGATGTACGGTCATTTGATCGAACGGGAAATCGTTCAGAATGAACTCGAACTGCGCGAACTGATCAAAAAAATCATTCGTGTCGCGGAAGAACATGACATCTTACCAGTCGCGACAGGTAATGTGCATTATCTCGATCAACATGACGCGACGTACCGGGAGATTTTGATTCGGACGCAAGGTGGAGCGAACATGTTGAACATGCGGAAACAATTGCCGCCGGCACATTTCCGGACAACGAAGGAAATGATGGATGACTTCAAGTTCCTCGGACCAGATGTCTCAGAACGTCTCGTCATCACGAATAGTCAAGCCGTTGCGGAACAGTTCGAGAACATCGATATCATTCCAAAAGATCTCTATACACCGAAGATTGAAGGGGCAGATGAAGAAGTCCGGAACTTGTCGTACGATATGGCACACCGGATTTACGGTGACACGTTACCCGAGATCGTCGAAGCTCGACTCGAAAAAGAGTTGAAGTCGATCATCGGTCACGGATTCGCCGTCATCTATCTGATTTCACACAAGCTCGTTAAAAAGTCACTCGACGATGGTTATTTGGTTGGTTCACGGGGATCTGTCGGATCAAGTCTTGTTGCGACGATGACGGAGATCACGGAAGTCAATCCATTACCTCCGCATTACGTTTGTCCGAATTGTAAGGAATCAGAATTCTTCGATGACGGTTCTGTCGGTTCGGGATTCGATTTACCGGATAAATCCTGTTCAAAATGTGATATCCCGTTGTTTAAAGACGGTCATGATATTCCGTTTGAGACGTTCCTTGGCTTTAAAGGAGATAAAGTACCGGATATCGACTTAAACTTTAGTGGAGAATACCAGCCACAAGCGCACGCTTATACGAAAGTCCTGTTCGGTGACGATTACGTCTATCGTGCAGGAACGATCGGAACGATTGCCGAGAAAACAGCATATGGCTATGTCAAAGGGTATCAGTCAGAGAATGAGTTGACGTACCGGAATGCTGAAGTCGATCGTCTCGTTAGCGGTGTCACCGGTGTCAAACGGACAACCGGACAACACCCAGGCGGAATCATCGTCGTACCGGACTACATGGATATCTATGATATCAGTCCGATTCAGTATCCGGCGGATGATATGGGTTCTGAGTGGAAGACGACACACTTTGATTTCCACTCGATTCACGATAACTTACTCAAACTTGATATCCTCGGTCACGATGACCCGACGATGATTCGAATGCTACAGGATTTATCAGGACGTGACCCAAAGACGATTCCCGTTGATGACCCAGAAGTCATGAAAATCTTCAGTTCGACGGAATCGATCGGTGTGACACCAGAGCAGATCGATTCAAAAACAGGAACGCTCGGCATTCCGGAGTTTGGAACAAAGTTCGTTCGCCAAATGTTAGAGGAGACGAAACCGACGACGTTCTCGGAGCTCGTTCAGATTTCTGGACTCTCACACGGAACGGATGTCTGGCTCGGAAATGCCAGTGAACTGATCTACAACGGAACATGTGAGCTAAAAGACGTCATCGGTTGTCGAGATGACATCATGGTCTACTTGATTTATGCCGGTCTTGAACCATCACTCGCCTTTAAGATCATGGAGTCGGTCCGTAAAGGAAAAGGACTCTCGATTGATATGGAAGAGGCGATGATCGAGAACGACGTACCTCTCTGGTATATCGATTCTTGTAAGAAAATCAAGTACATGTTCCCAAAAGCCCATGCTGCGGCTTACGTCTTGATGGCGGTTCGGATTGCTTACTATAAAGTTCATCATCCGATGTATTACTATGCTTCGTACTTTACGGTTCGTGCGGGTGACTTTGATATCGGAGCGATGAATAAAGGCTCTGCTGCCGTTCGCAAAGTCTTACAAGATATCAAAGATAAAGGATTTGAAGCGACGGCGAAGGATAAAGGATTGTATACAGTCCTTGAAATCGCTCTCGAGATGATTGAACGTGGCTTTACGTTCCAAAAAGTCGATCTCTATCGCTCGAGCGCATCAGAATTCTTGATTGATGGAGATACGTTGTTACCGCCGTTTGATGCCGTGACAGGTCTCGGGACAAACGCTGCGAAGCAAATCGTCGAAGCACGTAAAGGTGGCGAATTCCTCTCGAAGGAAGACCTTCAAAAACGAGCGAAGTTGTCGAAAACCATCATCGAGACACTCGACAACCTAGGTTGTCTCGAAGGGTTACCAGACGAGAATCAGCTATCGTTGTTCGACTTGTAA